Part of the Aquarana catesbeiana isolate 2022-GZ linkage group LG06, ASM4218655v1, whole genome shotgun sequence genome is shown below.
ACTGCATCAATAAGAGCCAAATCCACCTTTAGTAATTCTGAGGTGACGGGAGGACATTGTGATGCCTCAAGGACAGAGACAGGAGACCAGGAATCTGAGTCAATGATGGTCACCTGGTCTGTCCCGAGGTCTCAGGAAGTTCAGAGGTTGCTTCTACAGGTGATGGAGCTGGGGCCCCTTAGAGCTCCTGTGGGATGCATGTGGCCAAAGTCTTGAGTGGACATGGAGGTCCCTGACAACCCATTAGGGGGGCTGGGCCTCACGAGACAGACCTAAAAGCGACCCAGATGATGCAGAGCAAATAGCCATAGGGTGACTACATTCACGGGTCACTGGATTCTAGGTATCGATTCCCTCAGAGGATATCAGGTAGACGCCCTTAGAACCCATAGGTGATTACTGGCTGTGGTCACCTGTCTATCTGCAGACATATTGCACTGAAGTAACAGCAATGGAACAAAGGGCGGGGTCAGGCCTTTGATACTCACACACCCCGGCAGATGGTGCTGCTGAGGGTCAGGTGGCCGGAGGTAACCAGTTCAATATAGGGGGGTCACCAGAAACAGAGCACAAGCAGCAGCTGTATGGTGCTTCCTCTACACTGAATGGTGGGAAACCATGCAGATCACAAGCAATACACTACATCCAGCGGATTTAGGACTCCCATCATGATACAACTGGTCAAACCATGATACAGGACCACTTAAGACCTTCTATATTGTGATACGACTGGTCCAATCATGATACAGGACCACTTCAGAACTTCTATATTATGATACGACTGGTCAAACCATGATACAGGACCACTTCAGAACTTCTATATTGTGATACGACTGGTCCAATCATGATACAGGACCACTTCAGAACTTCTACATTGTGATACGACTGGTCCAATCATGATATAGGACCACTTCAGAACTTCTACATTGTAAAACGACTGGTCAAACCATGATACAGGACCACTTCAGAACTTCTACGTTGTGATACGACGGGTTTCTATATGATCATAAACATTATCATGACACAACTGACAGGACatctatataataataatgatatataatATAAGGGATGGCTGATCTGATCAGGACACAAGATATTTTTAGGCCttctatacagtgccttaaaaaagtattcataccccttgaagttccccacactttgtcatgttacaaccaaaaacgtaaatgtattttattgggattttatgtgatagaccaacacaaagtgtcacataattgtgaagtggaaggaaaatgataaatgatacaaataaatatgtgaaaagtggggggggggggggggggcatttgtattcggccccctttactctgatacccctaactaaaatctagtggaaccaattgccttcagaagtcacctaattagtaaatagagtccacctgtgtgtcatctaatctcggtataaatacagttgttctgtgaagccctcagaggtttgttggagaaccttagtgaacaaacagcatcatgaaggccaaggaacacaccagacaggtcagggataaagttgtggagaagtataaagcagggttaggttataaaaaaatctcccaagctttgaccatctcacggagctctgttcaatccatcatcggaaaatggaaagagtatggcacaactgcaaacctaccaagacatggccgtccacctaaactgaccggccgggcaaggagagcattcatcagagaagagccaagaggtccatggtaactctggaggagctgcagagatccacagctcaggtgggagaatctgtccacaggacaactattagtcgtgttctccacaaatctgccctttatggaagagtgacaagaagaaagacattggtgaaagaaagtcataagaagtcctgtttgtagtttgtgagaagccatgtggaggacacagcaaacatgtggaagaaggtgatctggtcacatgagaccaaaattcaactttatggcctaaaagtaaaacgctatgtgtggggaaaactaacaccgcacatcaccctgaacacaccatccccaccgtgaaacatggtggtggaagcatcctgtggtggggatggttttcttcagcagggacagggaagctggtcagagttgatgggaagatggatggagacaaatacaggacaatcttagaagaaaacctgttagtctacaaaagacttgagactggggcggaggttcatcttccagcaggacaacgacccgaaacatccagccagagctacaatggaatggtttagatcaaagcatattcatgtgttagaatggcccagtcacagtccagacctaaatcacattgagaatctgtggcaagacttgaaaattgctgttcacaaacgctctccatccaatctgacagaacttgagatattttacaaagaagaatgggcagaaatgtcctctctagatgtgcaaagctggtagagacacccccaaaaagacttgtagagaaagggggttctacaaagtattgactccggggggcgccatacaaatgtcccccccacacttttcacatatttatttgtatcatttatcattttccttccacttcacaattatgtgacactttgtgttggtccatcacataaaatcccaataaaatatatttatgtttttggttgtaacaaaatgtggagagAAATGGCAATGCACAGAAGATACACAGCCCGGGGGGGATCAGATGGGGGATGGGAAGAAATCACCGAGATGGAAGTTGGGGCACAGGATGGGAAATGAAACGTAGCCTGGGGGGGAATGGGACGACCTCCCAGAGATGGAAGTTGGGGTGCCGGATGGGAAATGGCGAAGCACAGAAGATACACAGCCCGGGGGGGGGACAGACGGGGGATGGGAAGACCTCCCCGAGATGGAAGTTGGGGCGCAGGATGGGAAATGATACGTAAAAGATACGTAGCCTGGGGGGGGGAATGGGACGACCTCCCAGAGATGGAAGTTGGGGTGCCGGATGGGAAATGGCGAAGCACAGAAGATACACAGCCtgggggggacagatgggggagGGGAAGATCTCCCAGAGATGGAAAAtggggagcaggatggaaaatggcGAAGCACAGAAGATACACAGCCCGGGGGGGCAGACCTCCCAGAGATGGAAGTTGGGGTGCCGGATGGGAAATGGCGAAGCACAGAAGATACACAGCCCGGGGGGGGGACAGACGGGGGATGGGAAGACCTCCCCGAGATGGAAGTTGGGGCGCAGGATGGGAAATGATACGTAAAAGATAcgtagcctgggggggggggaatgggacgaCCTCCCAGAGATGGAAGTTGGGGTGCCGGATGGGAAATGGCGAAGCACAGAAGATACACAGCCTGGGGGGGGCAGATGGGGGAGGGGAAGATCTCCCAGAGATGGAAAATGGGGAGCAGGATGGGAAATGGCGAAGCACAGAAGATACACAGCCCGGGGGGGGGACAGATGGGAGATGGGAAGACCTCCCAGAGATGGAAGTTGGGGCGCCAGATGGGAAATGGGAAGCACAGAAGATACACAGCTCGTggggggacagatgggggatgGGAAGACCTCCCAGAGATGGAAGTTGGGGTGCCGGGTGGGAGATGGAGAAGCACAGAAGATACACAGCCGGGGGGGGGCAGACGGGGGAAGGGAAGACCTCCCAGAGATGGAAGTTGGGGTGCCGGGTGGGAGATGGCGAAGCACAGAAGATACGTAGAGTGTGGGTGGGGGATGGGAAGACCTCCCAGAGATGGAAGTTGGGGAGCAGGATGGGAAATGGCGAAGCACAGAAGATACACAGCCCGGGGGGGACACAGATGGGGGATGGGAAGACCTCCCAGAGATGGAAGTTGGGGTGTCGGATGGGAAATGGCGAAGCACAGAAGATACATAGCCtgggggggacagatgggggaaGGGAAGACCTCCCAGAGATGGAAGTTGGGGAGCAGGATGGGAAATGGCGAAGCACAGAAGTTACAAAGAGCGTGGGTGGGGGATGGGAAGACCTCCCAGAGATGGAAGTTGGGGAGCAGGATGGGAAATGGCGAAGCACAGAAGATacacagctcggggggggggggcagacaggggaTGGGAAGACCTCCCAGAGATGGAAGTTGGGGAGCAGGATGGGAAATGGCGAAGCACAGAAGTTACAAAGAGCGTGGGTGGGGGATGGGAAGACCTCCCAGAGATGGAAGTTGGGGAGCAGGATGGGAAATGGCGAAGCACAGAAGATacacagctcggggggggggggcagacaggggaTGGGAAGACCTCCCAGAGATGGAAGTTGGGGTGCCGGGTGGCTCACTGATGGCACAGACACGGGAAGAAGTCCGGCGTTGATCACACAGACGGTTCATTTGTCCACATTGTGACAGGTCCTAATTTTTCTACCCAGAATTCCACTCACTCACACAAATATAATGATTTTATTATGGACTCCTCTACAGACACGGATCAGAAGCCTGTCCAATCAGGAGACACCGTAGCGTTTCACGTGATCCCTCCACacacagtcacatgtaaacaatcGAGTGCAAAGCTGCTGTCCTCTTGCTTGCAGCCACTAGAGGGCGCCTTTCTCTTCCTGCACGTTGTCACTGGCTCCCCGCAGAGGCAGTCGCTCTgtcctgttgctatggaaacctctGGTCTTGCCCCGCCCCCTAGTCTGTGGTGGAAAGTCTCTGTGTCCCTCCTCGTCTCTCCATCCTCTTCGGTTATCCAATCGTGGCCGGCCAGTCcagcctctcccaccccccctccagtgctgGCCCTCTCGGTAATCCCTCTGCATTGGCTGGGCTTTGGCTCGGAGTCCCGCCCCCCTGTGATCACTGGCGAAAACATGATGCTTGGAGGTAACTGGGGGCGGAGCCTGTTCTTGGCATGACGTGGGGCCGGTCTGCTGGGCGGAGTCTTGTGTTTCATCCGGTACAAAGATGGCATCATCAGAGGGAGGGGCCTGAAAAGACACAGACTGGTAGAAAGACAAAAAGGAGGGAGACCCCCCACCACAGCCCCGCTTCCTAGAGACCCCCCCCACCACAGCCTCTCTTCCTAGAGACCCCCCCACCACAGCCTCTCTTCCTAGAGACCCCCCTACCACAGCCTCTCTTCCTAGAGACCCCCCCCACCACAGCCTCTCTTCCTAGAGACCCCTCCACCACAGCCTCTCTTCCTAGAGACCCCCCACCACAGCCCCGCTTCC
Proteins encoded:
- the RNF25 gene encoding E3 ubiquitin-protein ligase RNF25 — translated: MVNGGIIDVEAERNRFFISIQEAPPSDDAIFVPDETQDSAQQTGPTSCQEQAPPPVTSKHHVFASDHRGAGLRAKAQPMQRDYREGQHWRGGGRGWTGRPRLDNRRGWRDEEGHRDFPPQTRGRGKTRGFHSNRTERLPLRGASDNVQEEKGAL